The following proteins come from a genomic window of Rutidosis leptorrhynchoides isolate AG116_Rl617_1_P2 chromosome 10, CSIRO_AGI_Rlap_v1, whole genome shotgun sequence:
- the LOC139870853 gene encoding uncharacterized protein, producing the protein MKEYIANLPTLTSPVEGETLFMYLEASKECISTVLVSEQEKIQVPIYFVSRVLQGAEMNYPELEKLTLALIHTTRKLRRYFQAHQIVVLTNKPIRQVLSKPEKSGRMAKWAIKLGEHDIEFMVRHAIKGKVMADFIAETNNIDEEDAKNSNQVITPEVENEEGKLYTNGTSSSDGSGADLMLINPEGKEFTYALRFEFATNNNEAEYEAILIGLRMAKELKILHLRAFVDSQLVANQIMGTFEVRQPTIQLFLTKAKELIESFKRFDIEHVRRSQNKKADALSKLASLTFEHLAKEVLVEVLEKKSILEEEVNDLI; encoded by the coding sequence ATGAAAGAATATATTGCCAATCTCCCAACCTTAACCTCACCCGTAGAAGGAGAAACACTCTTCATGTACCTGGAAGCTTCGAAAGAATGTATCAGCACAGTCTTAGTCTCAGAACAAGAAAAAATACAAGTACCGATATACTTTGTTAGTCGAGTACTTCAGGGAGCAGAGATGAACTATCCCGAGCTTGAGAAGCTCACCTTAGCACTTATCCACACAACTAGGAAACTCCGGAGATACTTCCAAGCACATCAAATAGTGGTACTCACCAACAAACCCATCAGACAAGTACTCTCAAAGCCAGAAAAGTCGGGTAGGATGGCCAAATGGGCCATCAAGTTGGGTGAACATGACATCGAATTCATGGTAAGACATGCGATCAAAGGGAAAGTTATGGCAGATTTCATCGCCGAAACAAATAACATTGACGAAGAAGATGCAAAGAATTCCAATCAAGTTATCACTCCGGAGGTTGAAAATGAAGAAGGGAAGTTGTACACTAACGGTACGTCAAGCTCCGATGGGTCAGGTGCCGATCTAATGTTGATAAACCCCGAAGGAAAAGAATTTACTTATGCACTTCGTTTCGAATTTGCAACAAACAATAACGAAGCTGAATACGAAGCAATACTCATAGGACTAAGAATGGCGAAGGAACTAAAGATTCTCCACCTTCGTGCTTTTGTTGACTCTCAATTAGTGGCTAACCAAATCATGGGCACATTTGAAGTTCGGCAACCCACCATCCAACTTTTCCTCACAAAAGCGAAGGAACTAATTGAAAGTTTCAAAAGATTCGACATCGAACATGTCCGACGAAGCCAAAACAAGAAGGCAGATGCACTAAGTAAACTCGCCTCGTTGACATTTGAGCATCTCGCGAAAGAAGTCTTGGTGGAGGTACTAGAAAAGAAATCAATCCTTGAAGAAGAAGTCAATGATCTCATATAG